In Castanea sativa cultivar Marrone di Chiusa Pesio chromosome 6, ASM4071231v1, a single window of DNA contains:
- the LOC142639582 gene encoding uncharacterized protein LOC142639582, with the protein MASSSATDASNSNSTQSALSFGITMADESTNNPYFLPATKSLGIVLTSQPLTGPKNYMSWIYLHHWFNTWNRCNTIILSWLTNSLSRDLKPSVMYINTGKDLWIDLKDRLSQGNTPRLFQLQKEISHLSQGSLTHKEHVFCFLMGLNDSYGNIIGQILLIEPFPPVSKVCSLILQEEKRRSISHGVNMVYLVIATAMYANNNRGHQGHN; encoded by the exons ATGGCTTCCAGTTCTGCTACTGATGcatccaattccaattccacACAATCTGCACTTTCATTTGGTATAACAATGGCAGATGAGTCCACTAACAATCCTTACTTTTTGCCAGCTACTAAGAGTCTTGGAATTGTTCTTACATCGCAGCCATTAACTGGACCAAAGAACTACATGAGTTGG ATCTATCTTCACCATTGGTTTAACACTTGGAATAGGTGCAACACCATAATTCTTTCGTGGCTGACTAATTCTCTCAGCAGGGATCTCAAGCCAAGTGTTATGTATATCAACACTGGCAAAGATTTGTGGATTGACCTTAAAGATAGGCTTTCACAAGGCAATACTCCAAGATTGTTCCAGTTGCAAAAGGAAATCTCTCATCTTTCACAGGGATCACTTACA CATAAAGAACAtgtgttttgtttcttgatGGGATTGAATGATAGTTATGGGAATATTATTGGTCAAATCTTGTTAATTGAACCATTTCCCCCTGTTAGCAAGGTTTGTTCTTTGATTTtacaagaagaaaagagaaggagCATAAGTCATGGTGTGAACATGGTTTATCTTGTTATAGCTACTGCAATGTATGCTAATAACAACAGAGGTCATCAAGGTCATAATTAG